The Xenopus laevis strain J_2021 chromosome 5L, Xenopus_laevis_v10.1, whole genome shotgun sequence genome has a segment encoding these proteins:
- the sdhaf4.L gene encoding uncharacterized protein sdhaf4.L: MVTVHQLLAFSQSHREDPSYTHEYVPVKKRYRVTAMLRRACTYIRHRHKPASAIRHTATLSHLTQYVQRRGKRDDVIKKGRTDGQRCATHRHKMSVLIVAYREGRRAAARLLCGQTVACNINMWPGLWNSSRALSQNFESTQKPLKKPKTPQGKFDESEKTTAEKDPLGKFPDDINPLTKEKGGPRGPEPTRYGDWERKGRCIDF, encoded by the exons ATGGTTACTGTACACCAGCTTCTTGCATTTAGTCAGTCACACAGGGAAGATCCTTCCTACACACATGAATATGTACCAGTGAAAAAAAGATATCGCGTAACTGCGATGTTACGTAGAGCCTGTACGTATATACGTCACAGGCACAAGCCGGCCAGTGCCATACGTCACACCGCTACTTTGAGTCACTTGACGCAGTACGTGCAAAGACGAGGAAAGAGAGATGACGTCATTAAAAAGGGACGGACGGACGGGCAGCGTTGCGCAACTCACCGGCACAAAATGAGTGTACTAATTGTAGCATACAGAGAAGGGCGAAGAGCTGCAGCACGTCTTTTATGTGGTCAGACTGTGGCATGTAACATCAACA TGTGGCCTGGattgtggaacagttccagagcTCTTAGCCAGAATTTTGAATCCACACAAAAACCTCTTAAAAAACCCAAGACACCACAAGGGAAATTTGATGAATCAGAAAAGACAACAGCAGAAAAGGACCCACTGGGAA aattTCCTGATGACATAAATCCTCTAACTAAAGAAAAAGGCGGACCCAGAGGACCTGAGCCAACTCGCTATGGGGACTGGGAGAGGAAAGGACGCTGCATAGACTTTTAG